In one Alnus glutinosa chromosome 12, dhAlnGlut1.1, whole genome shotgun sequence genomic region, the following are encoded:
- the LOC133851571 gene encoding sugar transporter ERD6-like 5 isoform X3 codes for MLGAMFSGKIADFIGRRSAMGVSEILCILGWLAILFSKDAWWLDLGRFLVGCGIGVLSYVVPVYIAEISPKNVRGAFVSLSQLMIGFGQALTFLIGSLVNWRTLALIGIIPCLLHLLGLFLIPESPRWLVKHGRIKDFESVLQFLRGENADISQEAADIKEYTENVRLISEDGILCLFQRKYVHPIKVGVGLMVFQQFGGLNGFTFYTSAIFESAGFSSSLGTMAAAVVQIPMTVVGVLLVDRCGRRPLLMISVAGTCLGCFLTGFSFFLQDLHGGKELIMILVLIGVLVFLGSFQLGMAGIPWVIMSEIFPTNIMVSAGSLVTFASWFGSWIVSATFNFSFEWSSAGTFFIFSGICGVGILFIAKLVPETKGRALEEIQTHTLQ; via the exons GATGCTTGGTGGCTTGACCTTGGAAGATTTTTAGTTGGATGTGGGATTGGGGTTCTTTCCTATGTG GTTCCTGTTTATATTGCAGAAATTTCGCCTAAGAATGTTAGAGGAGCATTTGTATCACTTTCTCAG CTGATGATAGGTTTTGGCCAAGCGCTCACATTTCTCATTGGTTCTCTTGTCAATTGGCGCACCTTGGCTCTAATAG GAATTATCCCATGTCTACTACATCTGCTTGGCCTATTTCTTATTCCTGAGTCTCCTAGATGGCTG GTCAAGCATGGTCGCATAAAAGACTTTGAATCTGTGCTGCAATTCCTCAGAGGAGAAAATGCTGATATTTCTCAAGAAGCAGCTGACATCAAA GAATATACAGAAAATGTTCGATTGATATCTGAAGACGGAATTCTATGCCTATTCCAGCGGAAATATGTTCATCCAATAAAA GTTGGAGTCGGGCTTATGGTATTCCAACAATTTGGGGGACTTAATGGGTTTACATTTTATACAAGTGCGATATTTGAGTCGGCTG GATTTTCAAGTAGCCTTGGGACCATGGCAGCGGCAGTAGTTCAG ATTCCAATGACAGTAGTGGGAGTACTCCTCGTAGATAGGTGTGGAAGACGGCCACTCCTAATG ATATCCGTGGCCGGAACATGCTTAGGTTGTTTCCTCACTGGATTTTCATTCTTCTTGCAG GATCTTCATGGTGGGAAGGAGCTCATTATGATTTTGGTCCTTATTGGTGTATTG GTTTTCTTGGGATCTTTTCAGCTAGGCATGGCAGGAATACCATGGGTTATTATGTCAGAG atatttccaacaaacATAATGGTTTCCGCTGGAAGCCTTGTGACTTTTGCCAGCTGGTTTGGTTCTTGGATTGTTTCTGCCACTTTCAACTTTTCATTCGAGTGGAGCTCAGCAG GGACATTCTTCATATTCTCAGGCATATGTGGTGTGGGAATTTTGTTTATTGCTAAGCTGGTGCCAGAGACCAAGGGGCGTGCACTAGAAGAAATCCAAACTCATACTCTgcaatag